The Chitinophaga lutea genome contains the following window.
GAGTGTGGAAGACAATATCGCGGCCGTGCTGGAAATGACCAAACTGAGCAAAGCGGAGCAGAAAGACAAGCTGGAGCAGCTGCTGGCCGAATTTCGCCTTCAACACGTGCGGAAAAGTCCGGGCGATGTGCTCAGCGGCGGGGAAAGGCGCAGAACTGAAATTGCCCGGGCCCTGGCAGTGGATCCCAAATTCATCCTGCTCGACGAACCTTTTGCGGGCATCGACCCGATTGCCGTAGAGGATATCCAGGCCATCGTTGCCAAGCTTAAGTACAGAAATATCGGCATTCTTATTACAGACCACAACGTACAGGAAACCCTTTCCATTACGGACAGGGCCTATTTATTATTCGAAGGCAAAATACTCAAAGCCGGAACAGCCGAAGAGCTGGCAGAAGACGAGCAGGTGAGAAAAGTGTATCTTGGCCAGAATTTTATACTTCGCAGGAAAGATTACCTTGACGAAGCGGCGAAACAATAACAGCTATCACAACCCTAGTTAAAACCTGGTATGAAGATTTTAAGTCCAGCGCTTTCCCAATTGGCCAGAATCCGTATGGGCCGCATCGAGCACTTTATGCAATACCCGCTGCAGGTACAGCAGCAGGTGTTTCAGAACCTGCTGAGCGCCGCACAGTACACAGAATTTGGCAAACAATACGGTTTTTCCAATATATTCAAGATAGACGAATTCAAACAGCGGGTGCCGGTTCATAACTACGAATCGATCAAACCCTACATCCAGCGTACGATGGAGGGGGAGCAGAACGTGCTCTGGAATACCCCGATCAAATGGTTCGCCAAATCGAGCGGCACCACGGCAGACAAAAGCAAGTTCATCCCCGTTTCCGTGGAAAGCCTCGACGATAACCACTACCGCGCCGGCCGTGATGTGTTTTCCCTGTACTACAACAATTTCCCCGACTCCGATGTGCTCACCGGCAAATCGCTCGTGATCGGGGGGAGCCACCAGGTGAATAAGCTCAGCCCTGACAGCGACAGTTATTATGGTGACCTCAGCGCGGTGATGCTGCAGAACATGCCCTTCTACGGCAACATGATCCGCACGCCCGACCTGTCCATTGCCCTGATGGACGAATGGGAAGAAAAGATCGAGCGGATGGCCAATGCCGTTATCCACGAAAACGTGACCTCCATCGCCGGCGTACCTACCTGGACGATCGTGCTCATCAAACGGATATTCGAATTGACCGGTACCGATAACCTGGCCGACGTATGGCCCAACCTGGAAGTATACATGCATGGCGGGGTGAGCTTTACGCCCTACCGCGAGCAGTTCAGGCGGCTTATCCGTAAACCGGGCATGAACTATCTCGAATCCTATAATGCTTCCGAAGGCTTTTTTGCCGCCCAGGATGTGATCGGGGAAGAAGGATTGCTCCTGTTCCTGAACCATGGTATATTCTATGAGTTCATGCCCATGGAAGAATACGGCAAGGAGTCGCCGCGCACCTTGCAGCTGCACGAAGTGGAGACCGGGAAAAACTACGCCCTCATCATCAGCACCAACGGCGGCCTGTGGCGTTACCTGGTAGGTGACACTGTACAGTTCGTTTCCCTGGCGCCCTACCGCATCCGTGTAAGCGGGCGCACCAAATCGTTCATCAACGCATTCGGGGAAGAACTGATTGTGGACAATACGGACAAAGCTATTGCCAAAGCCTGCGAGGTGACCGGCGCCGTGGTGAACGATTATACCGCCGCTCCCGTGTATTTCAGCGAACAGGGTAACGGCGGCCACGAATGGCTGATTGAATTCGAGCAGGCGCCGGCCAGCCTCGAGCAGTTCACTGCCACGCTCGACGGTACGCTGAAAACCATCAACTCGGACTACGAGGCCAAAAGGCATAAAGACATTGCGCTGCGCGGCCCGCTCGTGCACGTGATGGCGCCGGGCACGTTCACCGAATGGCTGAAGAGCAAGGGCAAACTGGGCGGCCAGCATAAAGTACCCCGCCTCAGCAACGAAAGAAACGTGCTGGAAGAGATTCTCCGGTTTGTTGAAAAACACTGAACAATGGTCTAAATTCTATTACCTTCGTTCATCAAACTATAAGCTAAAACCTATCTGATAGAAATGAAATTACTCGACAACAAAGTAGCCATCGTAACAGGTGCCAGCCGCGGAATTGGTGAGGCGATAGCCCTGAAATTTGCCGACGCAGGCGCACATGTTGCATTTACTTATGTAAGTTCCGACGAAAAAGCAAAAGCCCTGGAGGCCAAATTGGCCGCCAAAGGCGTAAAAGCGAAAGCATATAA
Protein-coding sequences here:
- the lptB gene encoding LPS export ABC transporter ATP-binding protein, whose protein sequence is MALRIHTQQLVKRYRARTVVNHVSVEVTQGEIVGLLGPNGAGKTTTFYMVVGLIKPDEGEVFLNDVNITKLPMYKRAQMGIGYLPQEASVFRKLSVEDNIAAVLEMTKLSKAEQKDKLEQLLAEFRLQHVRKSPGDVLSGGERRRTEIARALAVDPKFILLDEPFAGIDPIAVEDIQAIVAKLKYRNIGILITDHNVQETLSITDRAYLLFEGKILKAGTAEELAEDEQVRKVYLGQNFILRRKDYLDEAAKQ
- a CDS encoding GH3 auxin-responsive promoter family protein → MKILSPALSQLARIRMGRIEHFMQYPLQVQQQVFQNLLSAAQYTEFGKQYGFSNIFKIDEFKQRVPVHNYESIKPYIQRTMEGEQNVLWNTPIKWFAKSSGTTADKSKFIPVSVESLDDNHYRAGRDVFSLYYNNFPDSDVLTGKSLVIGGSHQVNKLSPDSDSYYGDLSAVMLQNMPFYGNMIRTPDLSIALMDEWEEKIERMANAVIHENVTSIAGVPTWTIVLIKRIFELTGTDNLADVWPNLEVYMHGGVSFTPYREQFRRLIRKPGMNYLESYNASEGFFAAQDVIGEEGLLLFLNHGIFYEFMPMEEYGKESPRTLQLHEVETGKNYALIISTNGGLWRYLVGDTVQFVSLAPYRIRVSGRTKSFINAFGEELIVDNTDKAIAKACEVTGAVVNDYTAAPVYFSEQGNGGHEWLIEFEQAPASLEQFTATLDGTLKTINSDYEAKRHKDIALRGPLVHVMAPGTFTEWLKSKGKLGGQHKVPRLSNERNVLEEILRFVEKH